ATAATAGGTCAATATAATacttgtacaatgtcaatatgaaattgtgttgacatttgtCATGTCTTcgtgttgatgtatttcatacactatattgatattgtgttcctaaaccctaaatttgatagttgttattatctttttaatattaaaaaatgaaaaacgaaattacacatgGTAAATTATAGACCACAATATTTCTaaaatactataattttaaataaattgtaGTTAACGAGGGAAGaattagcaattgatcatattcctatataaaaaataagttttatgattttgaatatTTGGAAATATGTGTCACAGTAAAATATTATTGATTATTGATTGTTTGCCccaaaaagaattaaaataagGTGGTAAAAAAGAACTACTCCTACTTCTACAAAACTAATGAACtaaaagaaaaatggaaaaagaaaaagaagtcgAACGAATTTAAATATTTGCACTCTCTCTTTCAAAACAAAATCCCATTCCCATCCCATTTTCCCGTTGCAATCTATttcatataataaaattagGGCTCCCCAACTTCATCCCATTCCGTCACTCTCTCTCGCTAGGGCCCTTACTCCGACTTCCTCCTCATCAGTTCTCTCCCGCCGGCGATTGGCCAAGTCGCTGTCCATCCCACCGTCCCTTCTTTCCGCTCTCTCTCTCCCACATGAATTGATTTGACTGGAGAATTTTGTTAATCTTGGAGACAATTGCGCAAAAGCAACCCGTGAGAAAATTAAGATTGTGGTATGAATGTTTTGCTAACTTTTCCATGCTTCAAATTACTGCTCATTGTTCCTCAGATATCAATGATGATCATAGATATAATACCTTGATATGTATAGGTAGCAGGAGGTGACGGGTAAGGTTGGTTTTGTGTGACATTCTTGTACTGACCATTAAACATTACTTTTTGAGTCcctatttgaatattttttagatTTGTCAGTGTATTGACCATGCTAACCAGATAACTACAATATTGTCATTCTTGCTCAAGGTGGTTCTTTATCATTGAAACATCATCTGAGCTCTTTATCAGCAGTGGTTTTCTTTGCATGAACAACTTTATTATAACATGTTTACATGTTAGCTTCTGGCTTTCTTTTTTGAGTCACATTCAGGTTGTTTAGTTCAGTCTTTCAATAATACGTTGTGTCATTATTCAATATGCTCTTCACATTGTTGCCCAGGTCTTTGAAGAACATCTTGAGGATTTACGTAAAGAAGGTCGTTTGAAATGGGAGAAATGCAAATTCCAGTCTTATCAAGGTTGATTTTATCTTTGGTACTTAAAACAAATCAAGTTGGATAATCTTGATAGGAGTGTCCTAAGCCATTTTACAATTATTTTGGTCTAATATGATTACATTACATTATGAAATAACTAACCGAACTCTGATGGATCTTCCAGCGTGAGATCTATTGTTGTTCTTAATCTTCCTAACTATGGAAGCGGAAGAAATCCATGGAGCAAGCTAAAGCCAGATTATCTAGAGAAGGTACTTAAATAATCCACAACTTATAACTTCAGCTGTTTAAGAAAATACCATTAttcatttatgttttgttttcaagAAAAGTACATATTATGGCTTGCTTGAGTGCAGGATTAGTTTTATATTCACAACATTTTTCTAGAAATGTGTTTTCTACAGCAAAGGCCAATCTTGGGTTTTAGATATTTATCTTCAAATCATTACTATTCTTGCACAGATGCATTTTGATTTCTCTCCTGCTGAGGtgttaaatttagttttttctcCATACAGCCTGCTTTCAATGGCGCTTCATGGTTTCATTCTtcacattaaaacacgaaaaTATTTTGTGGGGTACTTTATAGATGGTGCATTTCGTCCTATTGAATGTCACACTATTCCTTGAATGCTTCACTTTCAaaagtaaattttaaaatagataAGACATTAAGTAGAAAGTGAAACTGATAAAGAACATTTCTTTGGAGATTGCAGTAAGCGGTTGCACAACAACAGTGGATAGGGAAagagccccccccccccctcctgGTTTTTTGGGAGATCAAGGCATAGTTACttttatataatacatattCTGGTGGCTTCTGCGGCTCCTCTCAACTGATGCCGATAAATTTTCTCTATTGAGAATGTaggaattctattttatatCTATTCATAATTATTTTCCTCTTAACTTTTAATTGACCAATTTTATTTGATCACTTAAGAGGAGGGTTTTATAGGTACACGATGATGaatcttttattcatttttatctcATTTTCTCATTCTTCCTCCTTTTTGTTTTGCCAGAGGGGGTTTGTTCAGGCTTACCCCAATGATGATTGTCTCGAAAATTTTGGTCTTAAACATGGATGGCTTGCTTTGATGGTTATGGCTGAAGTAATATCCTCCAAACACATAGAACAGGTAGTGTACTGCTTTTCCAGCTAGGTTGAACAAAAATAAGTAAAGTTCTTGTGTGTGGGTCAatgaaaatatatcatttttaatactAGTTATGATAGAGCATAACATGATTGTTTTTCATTTGTCCCACCTCTCAAGCAAATGGCTAGCAACTACTGTTGGGGTGAGGGGGACCTCACTAgaagttttcttttttttttctacctTCTTTTTTCTCTTCGTCAACTTATGCTTGAATTTTTCTATCTCAAAATGTTTTTCAATGGTTGAACTTACATAAGTTGGTGCTCTGGTCACCTTTTTAGTTAGTCTATTCTCGTATTTTATTCCGTACGAAAAGTACAAAACAGTTTTTTGAACAGTCCAATGCACAAAAATTCCTATGTAAGGGAAGCCATCCATTGTGGTGCATATGAAAAGTTACTGCAGTCTTTAGGCCTTCTCCTAGTTGTGTCTGAACTTGAGTTAGTTTCTTGCTATGCACTCTGCAGATGGTGCAAAGGTTGAAGAGGAGAAATATATGCAGTACTTCTTTGATGATTGGTTTAGTTTCATTGATCAACATCAACCTAAGGCTGTCATATTCTCCGATGCTTGTCCGGACACAAGGTGGATTGGGGACGAGGCTGCTGTCGCTGGAGTACCTGTTGGTCTCTCTTCAACCGCATCAATCAATTACATTATTGGCAACACTGGTAAGTCCACATCTAGATCATTGCCCACATCTCACTATTCATATAATTGTTCCTCATATCAAATGATACTAATGATTGTTAATCATGGCCTAGGACCAAAGTATTCTGATTTTTAAGTTGTCTGACGGCATTTCTCTTTATATCAAAGTGTGTATGCTAAACGTAGTGATGCAATATTTTGGTTTATTTGTATGCTAAACTTTCTCTTTAATATGTTTATCGTTTGTATTCTAATTATTTCAGCATAGGTCTGTATTTGTATGCTAAACTTTCTCTTTAATATGATACTACATGggttatgaagatatggatgcTCAAGTTGCATATAGTTTCCACCATTTACGAAATGAAAAACCTTACCTTGCTCAAGGTCCCATTTCAAATAAGGTAATATCATTCTTCCATTTTCTAACACTGATATTGAACCATAGGATGCATGAAATTCTGATATAATGATCCAACATCAagattagggatgtcaatccaGCTGAAACCCGTGGGTCAACATGAATAACAGTTTATAAAGTTAAAGGGTCAAGGCTAAAAATTGTGACCTGAATATGAAATCGGATTATTTGGGCCAGCCCTAATGGGTTTACGGGTTACTTGGGCTGGCCCGGTCAGGCTGACCCtattttagttaaaaaaaattggattcgGATTTTGCCTATATTATATGCTGCAACCTACATGTATTATAGTTGCCCTTATCTACACACCACGCGTACACATACGGACATGTAGAAGTCACCACACCAATCCTCCCTCGATCTCTGTCGTTCCAACGTCCTCTTGGTTTCCGGTGATTGGTTTTGTTGGGAACCTATTTATTCCAAATTTGATCTTTATCGATTTTAATACTTTTCAATTCTTATACAAGACTTTCATTGATTTTGGCGAGTTCaatatgatatgtatttttggcaCTGTGTAACTATCCATTAGATGTCTTAACTTAAGTTTTCTTTAGCAAATATCTAGCCAAATGTAGGATGtgttattgtattaaaatgGCATGCATATTCCTTCTTTAATAAGTTGAAAATGCAAGGTAGAGAATTGTATGTGCTAGTAGATAGATGATTCATAGAAGTTGTTATCTAGTTTTATGTATATACACTCAGATTTGTTATGAAGCTCCAACCTTTCTCCCTGCAGGACTTCTGTAATCAGGCAACACCAGGGCAGAAAGTGTAGAAAGAAACAAGGGAGGGTTGGAATAAGAGCAAGATggggagaaaagaaaaaaaaagaggaagcaaatatgtgaaaaaaaaaaagaaaaattggtggaaCAGATGTTGAAAAgcagaaaaagaagaaaaagaagtgaAAAAAGAGAGGAAGTAGATATgagggaaaaaaaaaagaaaaaatggtggaacagatctagaaaaagaaaaaaacagagAGCAGTATAGGCTATTGGAGAAAGGGACGGGGAGCTTCGTGATGGAGTAGGGGGAGGGGAAGACGACGATTTTTCGAGGTTTCAACCTAAAGCACTACTGGACGAGAAATCAAGAGAGGAAAATGAGAATGCAAACTTGACTAGGGAAAACCAGCTACCTGAATCAGCTAGTGGAGTACCCTCACTTAACAGATCCGAAATCGCATGAAAATAAGGTAAGATCATTCTTTTATATCCTTAACACTGATTTTAATCCACGGGATGCATGGATTTTGACCTTTTTATTCTGACTGAATGATACTAATTATTGTTAATCATGGCCAAGGGCCAACGTGTTTTGATTTTTAAGTTTTCTGATGTCATTTCTCTTCATGTCAGAGTGTGTATGCTGAAAGCTGCAAAGGAACTAGATGGATAATGTCAGCTTGCTATCCAATTTTTCTTATTCATGAAATTAAGAGGTAAAGAAAATAGAAACAGAACATTTTCTGCCAAAGTGTCAAATTTTGTTACGTCTCTtacttgtatttattttttgaataggtACGAGAACTATTGTAGTGATCAGCAAAGTATATCAATCATCATCAGGAATCTAACCTGGAAAAAGATGCAAAAGTTGAGGAAACTCCTCCCCAAAAGAGAGCTCtaaagataaaaaagaaaatggtcCAGATTCGGGAAAAGCACCCAGTCTATTATTGAAGACAACGAGTATAGTTCCGTCTAAGACTGTCCCTTAAAGGTACCACAAATATTGCTTCCTTCTCCTTTTGAAATTAATGCAAATTCAATTTTTAGAAAGCTAAATAGAGCCCCCTAGTATCTACACAGCCTATATTGTCCTTGTTTTGAAGGCAGATAGTGCTACTGATAAGGCAGAATGGATAAATACACTAAGAAATATCATCAGTTCAAAAGGAGGACAAGAGAAGGGCGAATCTGGCCCTCCATTGCGCCAAAGTCTTTCCATGGTTCTCTTGTAAGTTCATTAGCTTCCAAGCACCGCCAAATTTTTCCAACATTTATGTCCTTCTAAGTTCGTTAACTTTGTGGACATAATAAATCCTTAAAGTTGTTCTTATTGCCGTTAAATTTTTCCGTCGCTTGATTTATAAAATCTAAATGTTTGGCTTGTTTTAGTTTCTTTCCGtttgtaaattaaaattttggttGATGTTCTTCTATGCTCATTTACTCCTTGTGTCCTTAGAAATAGGTTACGTGAAGCTTCATGAATTTGTGTTTTATAATTGTTTCAGCATAGGTTTGTATTTGTATGCTAAAACTTTCTCTTTAATATGTTTATCACAGACAATCTGACAAGATACTATATGTGATGAAGGTACGGATGCCCAAGTTGCATACGGTTTCCACCATTTATGCAATGAAAGACCTTACCTTACACAAGGTCCCAtttcaaataaggtaagatcATTCTTTTGTTTCCTAACACTGATTTTGATCCACGGGATGCAGCCTGCATGTATTATAGTTTCCCTTATTCACACACCACAACTATACGTACGGACATGTAGTAGTCACCATACCATCGTCCCTCGATCTTTATCGTTCCAACGTCCTCATGATTTTCAGTGATTGGTTTTGTAGAGAACCTGTTTATTCCAAACTTGatctttatcaattttaatagTTTTCAATTCTTATGCAAGACTTTCATTGATTTTGGCGTCTTCaatatgatatgtatttttggcatTGTGTAACTATCCATTAGATTTTTATCTTAAGTTAGTTAAGTTTTTATTAGCAAATATTTAGCCAAATGTAGGTTTTGTTATTGTATAAAAATTGCATGCATAACCCTTctctaataaattgaaaatgcaaGGTAGAGAATTGTATGTTCTAGTAGAGAGATAATTCATAGAAGTAGCTTATCTAGTTTTATGTACATACACTCAGATTTCTTATGAAGCTCTTACCTTTCTCCCAGCAGGACTTTTGTAATCAGGCAACACTAGGGCATAATGTGTAGAAAGAAACATGGAAGGgttggaaaagaagaaaaaaaatagaaaaaccaagaaaaaaaagaggaagcagatatgtgaaaaaaagagaaaaaaaaatggtcgAAGCATATAGGTggtaaaaaagcaaaaaaacagAGAGCAAAATCAAAGAAAGAGACGGGGAGCTTCGTGGTGGAGTAGTGGGAGGGGAAGACGGCGATTTGGCGAGGCTTCGACTTAAAGCACTTCTGGACCGGAAAATAAGAATGAAAACTTGACTAGGGAAAACCAGCTACCAGAATCAACTAGTGGAGTACCCTCGCTTAACAGATCCGAAATCCAACGAAAATAAGGTAagatcattcttttatttcctaacacTGATTTTGATCCACGGGATGCATGaattttgacctttttattCTGACTGAATGATACTAATTATTGTTAATCATGGCCTAGGGCCAACGTTTTTTGATTTTTAAGTTTTCTGAGGGCATTTCTCTTCATGTCAGAGTGTGTACGCTGAACGCTGCAAAGGAACTAGAGGGATAATGTCAGCTTGCTatccaatttttttcttattcatgAAATTAAGAGGTGAAGAAAAGAGAAACAGAACGTTTTCTGCCAAAGTGTCAAATTTTGTTATATGTCTgacttgtatttattttttaattaggtACAAGGACTATTAGAGTGATCAGCAAAGTATATCAATCATCAATATGAATCTACCTGGAAAAGTCTAGTAATCAAGATAACAAGTATAGTTCTGTCTAAGATTGTCCCTGAAAGGTGCCACGAATATTGATTCCTTCACATTGTGAAATTATTGCAAATTCAATTTTTAGACAACTAAATAGAGCCCCCTGGTATCTACACAGACCATAGTGCCATTGTTTTGAAGACTGAAAGTGCTTCTGACAAGGCAGAATGGATAAATacagtaagaaatatcatcaaCTCAAAAGGAGGTCTTATGAAGGGTGAATCTGGCCCTCTATTGCGCCGAAGTCTTTCCGATTGTTCTCTTGTAAGTTCATTAGCTTCCAAGCGCTGCCAATTTTTTCCAACATTTATGTCCTTATAAGTTTAATAACTTTATGGACATAATAAGTCCTTAAAGTTGTTCTTATTGCCGTTAAATTTGTTAGCCTCTTGATTTATAAAATCTAAATGTTTGGCTTGTTTAGGTTTCTTTCCGTTTGTGAATTAGAATTTTGGTTGAGGTGCTTCTATGCTCATTTACTCCTTGTGTCCTTAGAAATATTCCAGACATGACGCCTCATGAATtgtgttttataattatttcagcATAGGTTTGTATTTGTATGCTAAACTTTCTCTTTAATATGTTTATCACAGACCAATCTGACAAGATACTATATGTGATGAAGGTACGGATGCCCAAGTTGCATACGGTTTCCACCATTTACGCAATGAAAGACCTTACCTTGCACAAGGTCCCAtttcaaataaggtaagatcATTCTTTTGTTCCTAACACTGATTTTGATCCACGGGATGCAGCCTGCATGTATTATAGTTTCCCTTATTCACACACCACACTTATACGTACGGACATGTAGTAGTCACCATACAATCGTCCCTCGATATTTATCGTTCCAACGTCCTCATGATTTTCAGTGATTGGTTTTGGTTGAGAACCTGTTTATTCCAAACTTGATCTTTATCGATTTTAATAGTTTTCAATTCTTATGCAAGACTTTCATTGATTTTGGCGTCTTCaatatgatatgtatttttggcatTGTGTAAACTATCCATTAGATTTTTATCTTAAGTTACTTGAGTTTTTATTAGCAAATATTTAGCCAAATGTAGGTTTGTGTTATTGTATTAAATTGCATGCATAACCCTTctctaataaattgaaaatgcaaGGTAGAGAATTGTATGTGCTAGTAGACAGATAATTCCTAGAAGTAGCTTATCTAGTTTTATGTACATACACTCAGATTTCTTTTGAAGCTCTTACCTATCTCCCAGCAGGACTTTTGTAATCAGGCAACACTAGGGCAGAATGTGTAGAAAGAAACATGGAAGGGTTGGAATAAGGgttggaaaagaagaaaaaaaaaaacagaaaaaccaagaaaaaaaagaggaagcagatatgtgaaaaaaaaaagaaaaaaaagaaaaattggtggaaGCAGATAggtagaaaaaaagaaaaaaaacagagaGCAAAATCAAAGAAAGAGACGGGGAGCTTCGTGGTGGAGTAGGGGAGGGGGAAGACGGCGATTGGGCGGGCTTCGACTTAAAGCACTTCTGGAAGACAAAACAAGCCGGAAATGAGAAGAAAACTTGACTAGGGAAAACCAGCTACCAGAATCAGCTAGTGGAGTACCCTCGCTTAACAGATCCGAAATCCAATGAAAATAAGGTAagatcattcttttatttcctaacacTGATTTTGATCCACAGGATGCATGGATTTTGACCTTTTTATTCTGACTGAATGATACTAATATTGTTAATCATGGCCTAGGGCCACGTTTTTTGATTTTTAAGTTTTCTGATGCATTTCTCTTCATGTCAGAGTGTGTATGCTGAACGCTGCAAAGGAACTAGATGGATCATGTCAGCTTGCTatccaatttttttcttattcatgAAATTAAGAGGTGAAGAAAAGAGGAAACAGAACGTTTTCTGCCAAAGTGTCAAATTTGTTATGTGTCTgacttgtatttatttttaattaggtACAAGGACTATTGGAGTGATCAGCAATGTATATCAATCATCAGTATGAATCTAACCTGGAAAAAGTCTAGTAATCAAGATAACAAGTATAGTTCTGTCTAAGACTGTCCTGAAAGGTGCCACGAATAATGATTCCTTCACATTGTGAAATTATTGCAATTCAATTTTAGACAACTAAATTAGCCCCCTGGTATCTACACAGACCATAGTGCCGTTGTTTTGAAGGCTGAAAGTGCTACTGACAAAGCAGAATGGATATATAAATACAGTAAGAAATATTCATCACTCAAAAGGAGTCTTGTGAGGTGACTCGGCCTTATTGCCCCGAAGTCTTCCGCTGGTTATTGTAAGGTCAAGCTTCCAAGCGCGGCAAATTTTTCCACATGATGTCCTATAAGTTTAATAAACTTTATGGAATAATAAGTCCTTTAAAGTTGTTCTTATTGCCGTTTTTAAATTTGTCAGCCTCGTGATTTATAAACATCTAATGTTTGGCTGTTTTGGTTTCTTTCCGTTGGTGAATAGAATTTGGTTGAGGTGCTTCATGCTCAGAGACGTAACAAAATTTGACACTTTGGTAGAAAACGTTATGTTTCTCTTTTCTTCACCTCTTAATTTcatgaataagaaaaaaattggatAGCAAGCTGACATTATCCATCTAGTTCCTTTGCAGCGTTCAACATACACACTCTGGCATGAAGAGAAATGCCAACAGAAAacttaaaaatcaaaaaaaGGTTAGCCCTAGGCCATGATTAACAATAATTAGTATCATTCAGTCAGAATAAAAAGGTCAAATCCATGCATCCCAAGGATCAAAATCAgtgttaggaaataaaagaatgatctTACCTTATTTTCATTGGATTTCGGATCTGTTAAGCGAGGGTACTCCACTAGCTGATTCTGGTAGCTGGTTTTCCCTAGTCATGTTTTCATTCTCATTTTCCGGTCTTGATTTGTCTTCCAGAAGTGCATTAAGTCAAAGCCTCGCCAAATCGCCGTCTTCCCCTCCCACTACTCCACCACGAAGCTCCCCGTCCCTTTCTTTGATTTgctctctgttttttttttcccaCCTATCTGCttccaccaatttttctttttttttttcacatatctgcttcctcttttttttcttggtttttctgtttttttccttcttttccaACCCTTATTCCAACCCTTCCATGTTTCGTTCTACACATTCTGCCCTAGTGTTGCCTGATTACAAAAGTCCTGCTGGGAGAAAGGTAAGAGCTTCATAAGAAATCTGAGTGCATGTACATAAAACTAGATAAGCTACTTCTATGAATTATCTGTCTACTAGCACATACAATTCCTCTACCttgcattttcaatttattagagAAGGGTTTATGCATgcaattttaatacaataacaCAACCTACATTAGGCTAATATTTGCTAATAAAAACTTAAGTAACTTAAGATAAAAATCTGATGGATAGTTACACAATGCCTAAAATACATATCATATCGAAGACACCAAAATCAATGAAAGTCTTGCATAAGAATTGAAAACTAATAAAATCGATAAAGATCAAGTTTGGAATCAGGTTCTCAACAGAACCAATCACTGAAAATAATGAGGACCTAGGAACGATAAAGATCGAGGGATGATGGTATGGTGACTACTACAAGTCCGTATGTATAGGCGTGGTGTGTGAATAAGGGAAACTATAATACATGCAGGCTGCGTCCGTGGATCAAAATCAgtgttaggaaataaaagaatgatcttagcttatattgaaataggACCTATGTGCAAGGTAATGTCTTTGATTGCGTAAATGGTGGAAACCATATGCAACTTGGGCATCCATACCTTCATCACATATAGTATCTTGTCAGAGTAATAAAGCATATTAAAGAGAAAGTTTAGCATACAAATACAAACCTATGCTAAATCAATTATAAAACACAAATTCATGAGGCTTCACGTCTGGAATATTTCAAAGGACACAAGGAGGTAAATGA
This sequence is a window from Salvia splendens isolate huo1 chromosome 5, SspV2, whole genome shotgun sequence. Protein-coding genes within it:
- the LOC121805244 gene encoding uncharacterized protein LOC121805244 isoform X1, whose protein sequence is MGEMQIPVLSSVRSIVVLNLPNYGSGRNPWSKLKPDYLEKRGFVQAYPNDDCLENFGLKHGWLALMVMAEVISSKHIEQMVQRLKRRNICSTSLMIGLVSLININLRLSYSPMLVRTQGGLGTRLLSLEYLLVSLQPHQSITLLATLIWMLKLHIVSTIYEMKNLTLLKVPFQIRTSVIRQHQGRKCRKKQGRVGIRARWGEKKKKEEANM
- the LOC121805244 gene encoding uncharacterized protein LOC121805244 isoform X3 encodes the protein MGEMQIPVLSSVRSIVVLNLPNYGSGRNPWSKLKPDYLEKRGFVQAYPNDDCLENFGLKHGWLALMVMAEVISSKHIEQMVQRLKRRNICSTSLMIGLVSLININLRLSYSPMLVRTQGGLGTRLLSLEYLLVSLQPHQSITLLATLIWMLKLHIVSTIYEMKNLTLLKVPFQIRTFVIRQH